CGCGCCGGGCGATTTTCTTTTCGGGGACAGGACGGTCGGAGCCGGCAAACATGTTAGCCGGCGCAACTTTTGTGCCGATCGTGCCCTGCAAGGGCGTTGTCGATGGTCAATCCAATCGTCCAGTCGACAGTGGTCGGGCAGCGCCGCCTCGCGTCACTGCAGCCGCAAGGCGAAAGAGACGGGCAGGCACATTGGCAGCAGCCACCAAACGCCTGCGGTCAGCAGACTGAGCGCGGCAAGCACGCCGGTCCATACCAGTAGGTTTGCCAAATGCCCCTCCTTGGACCGGCGGCCAAAATCCCGCGCTGGAACCCATTGGGCCAGAGACGCACCAAATCCGGTGACGATAGGCCAAGCCATCACCCAACGGCGCGAATGCGCGCACGCGCGTATAGTCCAGCCAAACACCTTCGGGCGGGCTCCCTAACGATGCATTCGACGGTGCTGGTTGTCGCTGTGACGCGACCGGGGACGAAATGCCCTTCCGCGGGTTCTAGGGCCTTGGGCGCAGGAACATGCCGCCGAATTTGCCCTCGGGCGTCAGGTCGAAACTCCATTCCACTTCGCCATGCTCGAACCGCACGTCGTAGACGTCCCAACCTTCCTGGCTGACACCCCGGAATGTCACATCGACCAGCGCACCCAGACGCGCCAGGTCGTTGGCGATAACGTCCTTCTGCGCGCGCGCCGCCGCCGCCAATGCCGGGCTCATCCGCTCGTAGTCGGGCTCGCCGCGCATATGGTCGCTGATGGTCGCGCGCAACAACGCTTCGCTGCCCGGTACCGGCGTCCTGTCGCGGATACGCTTGGCCAGGGCCGCATCCATCTCGCGGCTGGCGGTCTCGTCGATGCGCTGCGCGGTCATATCCAGACCGCCCTGGTGCAGCACCAGCCTGTCGACGGCGCCATCGGCCGAGCGTTGAAAAGTGATCTGCGCCGGCACCAGCTTGAGGAAGAAGGAGCGATCGCTTTCGGGAAAGGCTTCCACCTCCGGCTGGCCGGTCACCTGGATGAAGAGATGGTCGCCACGATGGATGACGGCGAGGCCCGGCCCGTCTTCCAGCCGATAATGGCCGGCATAATCGGCGTAGACGGCCCGGTCGATCTCGACCTCGGTGCGCGGTCTTGCCTGTTCGTAGCGACGCCAGGCGATGGCGTCCGATGAGGTGTCGGTCATCTTGGTCTCCTTGGTCAGGTTGACGAGATCGTCGATCGAGACATGGCCGCCGCCGGCGAGTTTTGCGCGCATCGCCTCGACGATGGACAGGCCGTGCTCGGCCCGTTCGCGCGTTTCGCGCAGCACGGAATGCTGCATGGCCAGCATGCGCTCGAGGTCGGTTTCACGGCCGGCCAGCAGGCCGGCGATGGTGGAAAGCGAGAGGCCGAGCCGCTTCAGCGCCAGCACCTCGGTCAGGCGGGCGATGTCGGCGGTGCCGTAGAGCCGCCAGTCCTTTTGGGTGCGGCGCGGCCTGATCAGCCCGTAGCGTTCGTAGAGTCGCAACGCCCGCACCGTCAGCCCGATGCGATCGGCGCATTCGGCGGCACTCAGCCATTCGGTCACGGCGATGTGATTGTCTGTTGTCCGGTCGTCCATGAACCCTCCTGAAGACCGCTGTAAGGTATGACCATAGGTTCGGCTCAAGCTGTTTTTTGGGCACTTTTTTTGGCAACGCCGCAGCAAGCGATTTTTCCGTCGGCCGAGCCCTCTCTGGTCCATCTGCCGGAATGGGCTGGCCCATAGGCTGCACCAATGGGCTTGGCATAGTTCGCAAAACAAGGGGAAAGAGCCGCGCGATGGTGGACCAACCGCCACGTGTCCGGCTTCAGCAAGAAGCAGTGGAGGTTTTCCATGTCGATGGCCGCGGAAAAGCAGGATTTGCAAGGCGACAGCCGGTCACGCCGGTCCGGCGGACGCGAGGCGCGACGCGCCATGCGCGCAGCACCTCTGGCCGATGATATTAGGCCAGTGCGCGCCGGGCTCGAAGGCGGACGCTACGGCCCGCTGAGCCAGAACGACCGAGAACGCATCCACGAAGCGGTGTTGACGCTGCTCGAGACCGTCGGTTTCGCCAACGCCATTCCCTCCTGCATCGAGGCCTTGATCGGCGTCGGCGCCAGCTACAGCGACGATGGCCGCATCCGTTTTCCGCGCGCGCTAGTGCTCGACACGATCAAGAAGGCGGCGCGCAATTTCACCCTGCACGGCCAGGATCCCAAGCATGACATGCTGATCCAGGGCAAACGCGTGCATTACGGCACGGCGGGCGCCGCCGTGCATCTGGTCGATGTCGAGAAGCGGGAATATCGCGAGAGCCTGCTGCAGGACATCTATGACGCCGCCCGCATCGTCGACGGGCTGGACAACATCCATTTCTTCCAGCGGCCGATGGTGCCGCGCGACATTCCCGACCCGCTCGAGATGGATTTCAACACGCTTTATGCCTGCGTGATGGGAACCTCCAAACATGT
The genomic region above belongs to Mesorhizobium terrae and contains:
- a CDS encoding DUF3471 domain-containing protein, with the translated sequence MDDRTTDNHIAVTEWLSAAECADRIGLTVRALRLYERYGLIRPRRTQKDWRLYGTADIARLTEVLALKRLGLSLSTIAGLLAGRETDLERMLAMQHSVLRETRERAEHGLSIVEAMRAKLAGGGHVSIDDLVNLTKETKMTDTSSDAIAWRRYEQARPRTEVEIDRAVYADYAGHYRLEDGPGLAVIHRGDHLFIQVTGQPEVEAFPESDRSFFLKLVPAQITFQRSADGAVDRLVLHQGGLDMTAQRIDETASREMDAALAKRIRDRTPVPGSEALLRATISDHMRGEPDYERMSPALAAAARAQKDVIANDLARLGALVDVTFRGVSQEGWDVYDVRFEHGEVEWSFDLTPEGKFGGMFLRPRP